A stretch of DNA from Plasmodium berghei ANKA genome assembly, chromosome: 11:
CTCCTTTGTAAATCCACATTTttgtcatattttttttctatcaattttaatgaatCGCCTTGGATTGTCGATTTATCTTCATATTTTCCATGCCCATTATGATTCTCCAAAAATGTAGACTCACATTCAGAATAATTATCTTCGTCACAATTTTCGCTATTTATTccaaaattaaatgaatcaggttttttataatttatattaactGAATGATATGTATAACTATTATATGTGCTAATATCATGATTTAAAAAGTAGTTAATTAACGCATCCTTAATATTCAATCCAGTGTCTATTAAGCATACTGAGGTTATATTAATTGGTAAACCATTGTTTCTCataaattcaaaaatatcatttattttattaaaattgtcATATTTTCCATAGTTCATGGATTTGTTTATACgatttttcttatttccataaaaaaaattcaaaataaatttatacacCCTTTGAAACATATTATCATCAACGCTTTGTGTATCtctattttctttaatttcaGCATCCTTATCACTTTTCAAGTTTGTTTGAACAAAGTTGAGATTCTTAAGAGTTATATCTTCGCGTCTAAAAATATCTTTGGatacaaaattattcaaatattcataaagAATTCTATTACTAATAGCAtggaatttttttttggtgCATATATAAGGAAACTTTTCCTTaactaataaaataataagatTATAAAATATCGCTACAACCGCGATATATTTTAGTTTTCCATTTAAAAGGACCATTATTCTaataaatgtttatattaattatttaaaaaaaaaaaaattatcccATTAATCCTTTGGAAAAAGTTAAATATTGCATATGCTcaagttttattttttacaaaaactTACagtttttgaatatatagaaataaaaaattggccatattatatatttatggaAATATTACATAATAAGACAAAATGTAAACAAtgattatcattttcttttttttttcataagaATAATATACCTTTAACCTTATTATAactaatacattttttgtttggACAATTTTACAACGTTGtaacataaaatttttatatatagccaaaattttcattacaTTTTggctgtttttttttgttaataaaaaaaatgaccatatatgaaaaaaaatacatatatatatatatatatatatatatatatatatatatatatatatatataactagCTAAAGTAAATAATTTAGCTAGCTCAAACTACTAGACgcttaaattttatttctttcatattcttatatataaaaagattCCTTTTAATTTGTATGTATATCACTGTGATGTTTTATGGAAAGATATGATGTCTcactatatataatttactGTTCATCGATATagacatatatatgcacaatGAATAAGagaaattttaatttaactCAAACCATGAAATAAAGAAAAGCTAGCTTTTTACAATTAAGAAAAATGCACCAAACAAAaagatttatatttataaaaaatagttgtatacacacacatatacatatataaagataaattgatattaattttttttaatatattttgttatattgCATTAatagcaaaaaaaattaaaataaattaatattaaaaagttGTATATAAGCATAATTCTCgaaatatacaatttataagaaataaattgtcgatacttttttatgtttCTGAAACTTGTAAACCTATAAAATCCCGGCTCTCTGATCAAATTCTATGCATACACCATTGTCTATAAGCACTTTTAAAATTctctttaaatattttatatttgtattttcattaatagtaaaaataacaGTTTTGAGATAATTCAAATAGATATAACTACCAGACTTTTTGACAATTATTGATAAGTCTTgatcatatataattttatcaaaaatattttttatattatttttttttgaagttattagtaaaatataagaaGGTAAATCCTTAATACTGATATTGCTATTAATTATATCTAAAATTATACTATTTACACATGTATCACCATATTGTGTGTTTTCTCCTTTTGCCTCTCCTCTGCGGTCAGACACATTATTAGTTggatttataaaattaaaattaaactGTAAActgttcataaaaaaaaataaggatattaggaataaaaaaaaataacgaaACTGGCActtcataatataaaatggatATTTAAAGATTATCGAAATAAAAGtgtattgtttttttttataaaatatctGTCAATGTGCATTTATtgttatgcatatatttatttatacatgcATATACTCGGGTGTGATagtcatttttttatttaaataaatttagtGAGCTTAATTTTTATCCTAATTTATATTCGCATTCTAGTTTTACACTTTTAAACATTGCACTTATCAAATTTGATGGATGTAGGTACAAAAgtcatatacatattttttttttcattttttcaataataaaaatagagttttaaaaaataacaccCAAATTAGGAAATGTCCACaatatagaatatatatgcatacacTTTTAACTACAGAAAACATATAAcgattttaattaaaataaaaaattcgtacatataattaatatgaatatactATGTGTACATTATATTCGTACATAAGGGAGCATGAAAGACATTAAAATTTTCGAGCATGCAAACACacacttttttaattttactaATTTTTTAGCCTTTTGGAAAAGTTATACtcatattcatatttatttcattttattaaaaataataatataacactttctatcatattatttgtgaaaataaataggaTATTCAATAGGTCATGCCCAAAAGAGATGGTATTGATATGAAAGTAAAAGGAGGGGATTATTTTTGAAGTAATAAACTTTTCCAATTAACACCaagaaaaacaataatatacaccaaatgaaatatatgtCGGTGTAATGCACCAAAATTAGAAAAGATAATAaactattttataatttttcaaagtTAAATTATCTACATAAAATTTGAAACAagtataatttaaataatacatattataccatgtaaaattaatacagaaaagtgatatatatattatatgaactTAAATAGACTATTAAAAACTAATTACAATATGCGATATATGTGAGCACATACTATTAAATCGTTTTCAtacatgaaaaaaaaaagttaaaaaaaatacataaataagCAAATGcgtatataaatgaaaaataaaattttttaatttgttttttccaCATTTATGTGACTCGATTTCCAACAGATATACTATATTCTTCATGTCGAGTTCGCactaaataatattttgtggACATTTTGGCTTTCCTCTTCCGAGTTACTGAGTATCTATTCTTTGAATTTTCTAATTTGGTAATTTTATAacttattaattttataacttTTAATTTCCCAAACcttttaatttctttttttacttttccACATGCGAATTCCTTGAAATCTTATGTACGAGTTCTTTGAAGATATAGCATTTTTTACGgcatttaatatatctatataacCACCCCAtgcaattttatttttatgagaagataattttacaactgaattttttaaaatatttacaacTTGTTTATACGTTAAATCTGGATtaattgataaaataatcGAAGCAATTCCAGCAACATGAGGAGCAGCCATAGATGTTCCGCTTAATTCCATATATGAGCCACGACTAGCAGtagaataaatatttgcGCCTGGTGCTGAAACTTGACAATAAATATCACTATAAAAAGAGTTTATAGAAATATCATACTCaccatttattttcttttttaagTTTGCAACAACAACCATATTGTCATATTGTGTTGAAAGTACTGATGGATATTTAGAATTAACAGATAAATCACATCTAGTTATATCTGGAATAGAAGATGGGGGATGTGAACAGTTACTTGAAGAAacaacaaataaaattccCAATCGTGCTAAATATTCTATAGTTGAACTAAATATAGTACTATATTCATCAAAAGAAAAACTTccattaataatattaaccTTCTTATTAATACAATAATCAatacatttaaatatattacctAATCTAcctaattttttatcatctaAAGCTTTACAAATAACTAGTTTGGAACTTGGATTTACTCCAACTACTCCAATAGAATTATTTCCAATTGCTGAAATTATTCCTGAAACATGAGATCCATGATTATGATCATCCCATGGATCTCCTGTGTTATTTACATAATTCACACCATATATATCATCAATTATTCCATTATTATCGTCATCTATACCTTCTTTTCcatttaattcatttaaatttacatatatattacctTTTAAATCTGGATGATTATAATCTATACCACTATCTATTacacatatttttgtaGTTTCAACTGAATTAGTTGTTATCATTTCTTGAGCATCATCTAAACGAGCTAAATCTAAACCCCATTGCAAATTTCTGTATTCATCATTAAAAAacgattttttatatgaatttttcgatttttttaaattattatttaatttttcatatgttttattttctacTTCTAACATATTTGATTGCatctttttaaaatttatagaTGTATCTCCTCTTTTTACTGCATCTTTTATTATGTCTACATATATAGAATCAGCTCCTACTAATTCATCAGATTCTACATGAgctccttttttttttaataatgttATATAGGCCTCTAATTCTTTATCTGTCATATCTGAATTTAATTCTATTATCATggattttaaattttttaaatttacaaTTTCTCCTTTACTTTGAATAAATGACATAAAATCTTCTTGAATAAGTGATTCTTCAAAAAATGATGGACTAGTTGCATGATTTTCACTAACAATTAACCTTaaagattttttttttttttcatctaataaatatctttctaatattttttttttagaatttTTTGCTTCTTCTTCagcttttttcttttccatttctattttatttaattcttctTTTGGCGCATCTTCATCTGGATTATATGCATCTGCATCTGCTTTAACATCATCAATTGTCATGTTActattttctaaaattgCATCAACCTTTTCTAAAAACCGCAAATcttctattattttgtgtacatctttttctttattttctttttctttactCATTAAATCATTATGTGCTGGTATTGTACGCAAAACCAAGCTTATGATACAAGCATAGATAAAAACTGTTCgcatttttgaaaattctattttttgtttgtaCGAGAAATAGCTGTTTGTTTAAAAGACAAATCTAGCTAAATTTTACGGAAAAATTATGACCAATACAGGCAAATTTGGGGCTATttgaaatgaaaaaaaaaatatatatatcaagtGACAAATTTgtcttaaaaataattaaacaGCAATAAGTAGTAAggaaaatgaatatattaaaaaagagCATATACTattaattgaaaataaatgtatatctAATTTAATTagtttataaaaatcgaattttaaatattttattatgtatttttttttcaattttggtatgaaaaaaatataataataaaacaaaagataaaaaatttgtagAGTTATTTACTATCTATAATGTGAAATTTCACAATTGTGATGTGGCATAAACTCTTTTACACAtaattattcaaaaaaaatgtcttCACAATATtgtctttattatttgtagaGAAAATTAACTCATAATTAACAACTGCttacaatatataaatatgaataaatatattgaatttaattttttataaataatataatttttattcatgtataaaattaaaataattgagATCGTCAAAAAAGTTCTTTTGGTTTTTAAATATCATAAttctaataaaaaatagacctattaaatattaagtTCAAAGAATAAAGAGAagataaacaaatttattacaattttataaaaatcattttcttttcaatataattttatttatattttttaatccacttaatttgatttaattttttttttagtttatttattttgtttgcTTTTTGCTACGAAACACTTGGAACATTggaaattttttatttcacgtgctctataaaaaaaaaaaaataataagtaacaaataaataaatgcaCTTTTTGCATTTATACCCCtctttaatatattttgtttgtttttttagagtgctttattttttccttttatgGATATTGTATTACtcataaatttaaaaataaaacaaatttgtCTTAATATGCTGAATTAATTTATCAACAATTTAATGTCTAAACTCTAGTGCACATATTACTGTATAACTTTaagatattattataacgGTATGTGGGTATAAAATGggaaatttttataaaaaaaaataattcttttttatttttcttaaaacgaatgtttatattttcttcgaTTTAATGTGTGTTATATAAGTGATTATTCTTTAAGCAACCTTCTATTgcttttttcaattttttttttaattttctatttattttattttcccaTCAAGAGTGAccaaatatgtatatatatacatatgcacATTTTTACCGCcctaaattttttttacacaaATTAGTGGCaaacaatatttaaaaCCAATTTTATTGCTAAATATTTGTGtgaatttaaataaaattctcAAAATAGGGAGAttcttttttctctttttatTCGATTTTTTACCCCTTTTTGttgtaattttttcctttaaaaaaacaaatttaattttcataatgcatcatttatttttactctgaaaaaataacataaaatatttcaaagttataaaaaattttatttttaaaaatagagAAAATCACAATTAATTCACAGTCTATTTTCGTTGACtaatagaaatatattttaaaactatagtattattaatattttttttgtcttttttacaatttaaTTGTAATAAAGCAAGGAAGTAATCAATTTATTATCGTAAATTAAAATGTgaacaattttttcatacaATTTAGTtaacattatataaaaaaatacaattaaaaaaaggcaaataaaacaatatagTATATGAAATACTCATAACACacgcatatatatatatgtacactAAGTAGATAAACGCTATATATTCATAGATTTTCAAGATTAccaatttaatatttggTGATTTATTTAAAGGAGTTATGCTATATAcagttataaaaatggtataaaaaatgagaaGACGAACAAATTGAAagttctaaaaaaaaaatatcataaaacaaaaaatattggggaaaaatatttttcattccCATAAAGGTACAAAATGTACATAACAAAATTATGGGAAAttcttcatttaatttttttaaaattaaaaaaataaagcaaCATCACTTATAttattcgttttttttgctATGCCTTGTATTGtgcttatatttttataatctGGTAATTTTGCTAATTTTTCccactttattttttttttccttttttccactttttctttaatataaagccaataattttgttaattgaataaaactatttttgatacaaagaaaatatatgaaagcAACAAAAGTAATTAACTTGACTATTAACggtttatatattttgtacaATATGTACACATTATAATGTGATGTACGCAAAtagcatatttttaaattcgtgcacatataattttattatcgtGCTTCATAAATAACATATAACatagtatatttattattagcatatttactaaataatatttattaaaaccatttatttatttatttgaaaaattttccctaaattaaaatatcgTAAGGATTAAtgtatgtattatattctATATGTAATTGTACAAATATCAAAACAAAGTAacaattgaaaaaaatggtgTACAAAATtgtacaaaaaaatgagcaaaatttataaaatataaaaaaaacataaaatacataaataagcatttaaaataggtaaaatgaatgaaataaaaaaaacaaaaaaactTATATCTTCATagtaattaaaattataataccataaacatatatgcatgtttgtatatattttttaaattaacaaattgttttccaatatattaaataaactATATTCCATGTTATATccacatatattatatatatacaagaTACTTCCAAAAAAATTGGATAACAGtaacaatataatatgtcACTGTATGAAATCTAATTCGTCAAATTGTAACTATTATTAggaataaaatttgttgaGAATTTTTTCagtacataatatatttctaaaaaatttgattaaaattttttttgttttttatcatccttggtattttttttttgcttttttacattttttgacCTAATTtaatccatttttttatttgactTGGAGCATTTTGGAtactttaaaaatatgatgaatGACAATGGTTTGAATAATAGCCATAAAATGAACAACACAAACAATTCTACTATTGGGAGTAATAGAAATGCTATGTTTCAAAATCGTGGAGGAGTTAATCAAAACTCTGCAAATCCAAATATTTCAATTGGAACATCAAATAATATCCACCATATAGCAACACAAggaaatacaaataataatatggtTGGGCAAGGAATTAACAATTATAATGTCAGTGGTATTAACATCCATAATATGGGGAACAATGTTGGGATGAGCAATtcaaaaatgaataataataacaataataataataatattaataatgtaaataatgGAGAAATTGGAATgacaaataattttaacaatGCTCATGTAAATCCAGGATCTTCTATTCGTGTTGCACCAAATgatgatgaagaaaaaaaaaaaatatatcaattaaTATTTGATTTATGTTTTTCTGAAAAAAGAGAAAGTGCATTATTAGAACTATCACgaaaaagggaaaaatataatgacaTTGCACCAGTATTATGGAATTCTTTTGGAACTATAACGACCTTATTGCAAGAAATTGTGTCGATATATCCACAATTATCGCCACCTTTGTTAACAACATCTTCATCAAATCGAGTTTGTAATTCATTGGCTTTGTTACAATGTGTTGCTTCACATCCAGAAACAAAacaacattttttaaatgcaCATATCccactatttttatatccatttttaAATGCAGAATCAAAGAATAGACCGTTTGAATATTTACGTCTAACGTCTCTTGGGGTTATTGGTGCATTAGTTAAAGTCGATAATCCAGatgtaataaattttttattacaaacTGAAATTATACCCTTATGTTTACGAATCATGGAAACTGGAAGTGAGTTATCTAAAACTGTTGCTACATTTATTgttcaaaaaattttaatagaTGAATTAggattaaattatatatgcgCAACACCCGAAAGATTTTATGCTGTTTCAACAGTTTTATCAAATATGGTTAATGCATTAATTGAAAATCCATCATCAAGATTGTTGAAACATATAGTTCGTTGTTATTTAAGACTATCTGAAAATCCAAGAGCTTTAGAAGCATTAAAATGTTGTTTACCCGATTCTTtgaaacatataaataaagctTTTATTCCATGTCTTAAAGAAGATccatatacaaaaaaatggttAATTCAATTactttataatattaacaatgCTGAACAAACACAAAATGTTCCAAATCATCTTAATGCactaaataatattcatattcaTCATGTCGCCCCACAAACTATCTCGACCCCTCACCCTGTAAATCCAAATAACCATATTAATACGTTACCAAAAAATaactataataatattccaCAAAATATGAATGATACTATAATtcaagaaaataataacaatatcaaaaataataattcaggaaataaaaataatcccaataattataaggatcaaaataatacatcTAATGCCGGTGCAAATTCGaataacaatattaataataataataacaatattaataataataacaatattaataataataataacaatattaataataataacaatattaataataataacaatattaataataacaacaataacaatattaataataataataacaatattaataataataataataataacaataataataatatttctaaCGTAGCTAATAAGTCAAATCATTCAAAATCAGAACCAAGCAATATAACATCCACTATGctttcaaataataatcaaCATAATACAAATTCACAAAATGTTTCTACACCCAATATTAATAACCCCAAAACGAGTTCTacaaataatgataatataacaaaaaatattgccATGTCAggcaataataatagtagtTCAATTAATGTtggtaataataatattgaagtTTTTAATACATCTAACAATGCAGAGATAGAAACAGTTCCAACAAATACATCTAGTAACACATCCTCTACTTCTGCTAATGTAGATACTACTGTGGCTACTAACAAtagtaaataatatttttttaattaatatttgtaaaaaaatatatatcatcgtacaataaatataaaattgctttaaattttatttatattaaaatgattttattacatatatagtGAAATATTACTGTTTTGGATGTATGCATGTATTTATGTTtacgttttttttttatttcatattttttttgtgcaATGTGTTgtcattttatattttttcactttCAAACATACTTGAATCTTTtcctttatataatatcaaaTGAAGAGTATCAAATGTAATTTTGATGAGcctcaattttttttttttcaaccctcttgtttatttttatttccaattttaatatatggatgtttattcaaaaaatatttttttttcacaaatATTAAGTAATATAGTATATTTGAATTGTTTTACTTATTATCCATATTtatgtgtgtatatataattgccCAAATATACGAGACTATAAAATAggtaatttattttttcgttgttatatctattattttaaatgaatatataaattaaaaaatatatgtaacgTACATATTTTAACTATAGTATGTTATTTAGGTTCGCCATATATATAGCCttacaatataatattatgtaCAATTTTTCTGTACAGCTAgctaaaaaattaatgaaacTGAATGGctatatacacatatggTGATATGTTCATTAACTTAACACATTGTGTAGTTATggtaaaattaaatgaaataaaaaaaaaggagtAGACAAATATAAGGTTTACACAAAACATGGAGTATAACTATTAGTAGCCATCcaaattatgaatatcattatataatgtGAATGAACACATAAGTTGCATAAAGATATGTACAtgaataaatgaatatatatatatatatatatattcataactATGTCTTGGGAAATTGCatgaataaattaaatcatATTACTATAGAGGTAAGCATTTCTTCAATTATAGGGTCGATTTCTTTATTGTTTACTATTGCATCACATAAAACTAAAGCTGTTTCAATATCTAAAACTTTTGCtgcaaaaataattaaatgaaaatcaGAGCATCGTGAATTTCCATTAACACCTCTATTTAATTTACTGcttgaaaaatattctttaaCATCATAAACAGTTTGAGGTTTATTTCGATTTTCCCGtgaaaaatgataatttttaaaaatagaaCGTACTATTTTGGGTGCCGAATCATTAACACGTATTATAAACCAATCTGTGTCAAATTTATTAGTTTCTTTTCCACCTTCTAGAATTTGAGGTAATagttcatatttatttggggttcttaattttatatgtgATGGATCATCTTGTATTTCATCAATTAAATTATCTCTTATCAAGCTCATTCCTAAATCAGATACCATAAAAGCATTTGTAATAGgttcattatttaatgaAGGGTCTGGTGATATTGTAcatgtaataaaatttgataTACTATAATTAGTATaatgtgtatttttttttaaattagaTAACTGTAATTTGGCTATATTTACTAATTCTTCTGAAGTTAAATACTCTTTTCTTGGCAAATgagtaaaaataattccaATTTTTTCTAATCCTAATTTTTCTGCAATTAAATCTACATTATTCATGAAATAATCAGGTAATAGTCTTACTTTATCACCTTCACAAAATTGAGGTGgttcatatatacattcaCAAACAGCTCTTATTCCTAAATTATAATGACTATCTTCTTTATAATATCCATACATCCATCCAACTCTTTGCTCAATCATATGATTTTCATAACACCAATAATTGACaaagttttttatttcttcaatATTCATTAATTCTAAATGATCTACATGTCTATATTCTTGATGCTTTAATGTCACACTTAAtggtattttatttaattgaccttttactaaatatacagatttatattcattatttaatggTAAATCTGTTGTATTATATTCTCttaattttagaaaataatcgaacgatttaaaatttggttcattttttttattttcattattttctttttttagtttATCTTCTccataattaaaatttttattatatccagatt
This window harbors:
- a CDS encoding protein CAF40, putative: MMNDNGLNNSHKMNNTNNSTIGSNRNAMFQNRGGVNQNSANPNISIGTSNNIHHIATQGNTNNNMVGQGINNYNVSGINIHNMGNNVGMSNSKMNNNNNNNNNINNVNNGEIGMTNNFNNAHVNPGSSIRVAPNDDEEKKKIYQLIFDLCFSEKRESALLELSRKREKYNDIAPVLWNSFGTITTLLQEIVSIYPQLSPPLLTTSSSNRVCNSLALLQCVASHPETKQHFLNAHIPLFLYPFLNAESKNRPFEYLRLTSLGVIGALVKVDNPDVINFLLQTEIIPLCLRIMETGSELSKTVATFIVQKILIDELGLNYICATPERFYAVSTVLSNMVNALIENPSSRLLKHIVRCYLRLSENPRALEALKCCLPDSLKHINKAFIPCLKEDPYTKKWLIQLLYNINNAEQTQNVPNHLNALNNIHIHHVAPQTISTPHPVNPNNHINTLPKNNYNNIPQNMNDTIIQENNNNIKNNNSGNKNNPNNYKDQNNTSNAGANSNNNINNNNNNINNNNNINNNNNNINNNNNINNNNNINNNNNNNINNNNNNINNNNNNNNNNNISNVANKSNHSKSEPSNITSTMLSNNNQHNTNSQNVSTPNINNPKTSSTNNDNITKNIAMSGNNNSSSINVGNNNIEVFNTSNNAEIETVPTNTSSNTSSTSANVDTTVATNNSK
- a CDS encoding subtilisin-like protease 1 yields the protein MRTVFIYACIISLVLRTIPAHNDLMSKEKENKEKDVHKIIEDLRFLEKVDAILENSNMTIDDVKADADAYNPDEDAPKEELNKIEMEKKKAEEEAKNSKKKILERYLLDEKKKKSLRLIVSENHATSPSFFEESLIQEDFMSFIQSKGEIVNLKNLKSMIIELNSDMTDKELEAYITLLKKKGAHVESDELVGADSIYVDIIKDAVKRGDTSINFKKMQSNMLEVENKTYEKLNNNLKKSKNSYKKSFFNDEYRNLQWGLDLARLDDAQEMITTNSVETTKICVIDSGIDYNHPDLKGNIYVNLNELNGKEGIDDDNNGIIDDIYGVNYVNNTGDPWDDHNHGSHVSGIISAIGNNSIGVVGVNPSSKLVICKALDDKKLGRLGNIFKCIDYCINKKVNIINGSFSFDEYSTIFSSTIEYLARLGILFVVSSSNCSHPPSSIPDITRCDLSVNSKYPSVLSTQYDNMVVVANLKKKINGEYDISINSFYSDIYCQVSAPGANIYSTASRGSYMELSGTSMAAPHVAGIASIILSINPDLTYKQVVNILKNSVVKLSSHKNKIAWGGYIDILNAVKNAISSKNSYIRFQGIRMWKSKKRN
- a CDS encoding nuclear protein localization protein 4, putative; translated protein: MSKIIVRLRCVTGIYRIEIEKDKKIIDLKNKINEILNVPVEKQQIYLFGYSNEALNNDWITIDEYNMKNGCIIELKSEIKPIYKKSTNNSNSNNKNHEENLEKKNMTYNNNVVKESINNNYNSNANQLKNENDNKSGYNKNFNYGEDKLKKENNENKKNEPNFKSFDYFLKLREYNTTDLPLNNEYKSVYLVKGQLNKIPLSVTLKHQEYRHVDHLELMNIEEIKNFVNYWCYENHMIEQRVGWMYGYYKEDSHYNLGIRAVCECIYEPPQFCEGDKVRLLPDYFMNNVDLIAEKLGLEKIGIIFTHLPRKEYLTSEELVNIAKLQLSNLKKNTHYTNYSISNFITCTISPDPSLNNEPITNAFMVSDLGMSLIRDNLIDEIQDDPSHIKLRTPNKYELLPQILEGGKETNKFDTDWFIIRVNDSAPKIVRSIFKNYHFSRENRNKPQTVYDVKEYFSSSKLNRGVNGNSRCSDFHLIIFAAKVLDIETALVLCDAIVNNKEIDPIIEEMLTSIVI